The following are from one region of the Hymenobacter sp. YIM 151858-1 genome:
- a CDS encoding esterase/lipase family protein: MASLNRSSSEYDSADDKPRWRRAASALRRAATAPLTGAEALYQTGRSYRHFLLPALNGAIGDQLEARGDHRAIRLSFRRQGTDVAVADLGLTDGLKRTVVWVHGLMGDEHIWQTGSPEVPRYGPRLEHDLGVRSLYVRYNSGRHISQNGRELSQLLTALVTHWPEAISELVLVGHSMGGLVIRSAGYYGQQAQAPWLSQLRQVFLLAVPNEGSFLEQHSFLTALMLRRFDLRLARLLADTIDRRSNGIRDLRHARLVDEDWLNPHADDLLPPRTEVPPLPGVQYHVLAASLLKNAESWLTQYFGDGLVGSNSATGSVFKTMPSDLGQVRVQVFSRQHHGTLLANPEVYEYLRAQLAAARPLPQ, encoded by the coding sequence ATGGCCAGCCTCAACCGCAGCTCTTCCGAGTATGACTCAGCCGACGATAAGCCGCGCTGGCGCCGAGCCGCATCGGCACTGCGCCGTGCCGCTACCGCCCCGCTTACCGGCGCCGAGGCATTGTACCAAACCGGCCGGAGCTACCGCCACTTTCTGCTGCCGGCCCTCAACGGCGCCATCGGCGACCAGCTCGAAGCGCGCGGCGACCACCGCGCCATTCGCCTGAGCTTCCGGCGCCAAGGCACCGATGTAGCCGTGGCCGATCTAGGCCTCACCGACGGCCTTAAGCGCACGGTGGTGTGGGTGCACGGCCTGATGGGCGACGAGCACATCTGGCAAACCGGCTCGCCCGAGGTGCCCCGCTACGGCCCGCGCCTCGAGCACGACCTGGGCGTGCGCAGCCTGTACGTGCGCTACAACTCGGGGCGCCATATTTCGCAGAACGGCCGCGAGCTGAGCCAACTGCTTACCGCGCTGGTTACGCACTGGCCCGAGGCCATATCGGAGCTGGTGCTGGTGGGCCACAGCATGGGCGGGCTGGTAATCCGGAGCGCCGGCTACTACGGGCAACAAGCGCAAGCCCCCTGGCTTAGCCAACTGCGCCAGGTGTTTTTGCTGGCTGTGCCCAACGAGGGCTCGTTCCTGGAGCAGCACAGCTTTCTGACGGCCCTGATGCTCCGCCGTTTCGATTTGCGTCTGGCGCGCCTGCTGGCCGATACCATCGACCGACGCAGCAATGGCATCCGCGACTTGCGCCACGCCCGCTTAGTTGACGAAGACTGGCTGAACCCGCACGCCGACGACCTGCTGCCCCCGCGCACCGAGGTACCGCCCCTACCCGGCGTGCAGTACCACGTGCTGGCCGCTTCGCTGCTGAAAAATGCCGAATCATGGCTAACGCAGTACTTCGGCGATGGGCTCGTAGGCAGCAACTCGGCCACGGGCAGCGTGTTCAAAACAATGCCTTCCGACCTGGGCCAGGTGCGCGTGCAGGTGTTTTCGCGGCAGCACCACGGCACCCTGCTGGCCAACCCCGAGGTGTACGAGTACCTGCGGGCGCAGCTGGCAGCTGCCCGGCCACTGCCGCAGTAA
- a CDS encoding T9SS type A sorting domain-containing protein — MKKLLLLLGLLAPVALQAQTLPNNGFETWTTTGLRESPNGWYSLDDLVATQLPISLGFATKTTDRHAGNFAVQLQSKQVAFPGLPFTGYVPSVLFVGAKINPQNPETAGGIPFTSRPGSVRFWYKLTLAPNDSAVALAALSRGPRSAQGNFIGTGGLDLPARSTFGQAAYNMEYAPGTLTPDTLRLGFVVGTGSVSAGSTLIVDEVTFGARVTSNKQSAALAASLSVYPNPSSTGEFALASLDNPAVATAPLSVTDALGREVYREGAAPRSLYNGRALRLQNQQPGLYLLRLETPTGLVTRRLVIR; from the coding sequence ATGAAAAAACTCTTACTCTTACTCGGCCTGCTTGCTCCTGTTGCCCTGCAAGCCCAAACCCTGCCCAACAACGGCTTCGAAACCTGGACCACCACCGGCCTGCGCGAAAGCCCGAACGGCTGGTACTCGCTGGATGATTTGGTGGCCACGCAGCTGCCCATTTCCCTGGGCTTCGCCACCAAAACCACCGACCGCCACGCGGGCAACTTTGCCGTGCAGCTGCAAAGCAAGCAGGTTGCGTTTCCGGGCTTGCCCTTCACGGGGTACGTGCCCTCGGTGCTGTTCGTGGGCGCCAAAATCAACCCGCAAAACCCCGAAACGGCGGGCGGCATCCCGTTCACCAGCCGCCCGGGCAGCGTGCGTTTCTGGTACAAGCTCACGCTGGCGCCCAACGATTCGGCCGTGGCTTTGGCGGCGCTTTCGCGCGGGCCGCGCTCGGCGCAGGGCAATTTCATCGGCACCGGCGGCCTCGATTTGCCCGCTCGCAGCACCTTTGGGCAAGCCGCCTACAACATGGAGTACGCGCCCGGCACGCTCACGCCCGACACCCTGCGCCTGGGGTTTGTGGTGGGCACCGGCAGCGTTTCGGCCGGCTCCACGCTGATTGTGGATGAGGTTACGTTTGGCGCGCGGGTTACCTCCAACAAGCAATCGGCCGCACTGGCCGCAAGCCTCAGCGTGTACCCCAACCCCAGCAGCACCGGCGAGTTTGCCCTGGCCTCGCTCGATAACCCGGCCGTAGCTACGGCCCCGCTCAGCGTAACCGATGCCCTGGGCAGGGAGGTGTACCGCGAGGGCGCCGCCCCGCGCAGCCTCTACAACGGCCGGGCCCTGCGCCTGCAAAACCAACAGCCGGGCCTGTACCTGCTGCGCCTCGAAACGCCGACCGGCCTGGTTACGCGCCGTTTGGTAATTCGCTAG
- a CDS encoding rhomboid family intramembrane serine protease: protein MEPGSPLAEAFARKTDAELLYLTQHPRSFAPQLVQAAWAELQRRGQVPKPEPARPTPPATLPGIGVVAVTLALAGLNVLVYLLMVASGVDAVQPAGRDLILWGSNFTPLTLGGQWWRLLTACALHGGLWHLLLNTYALLFIGALLEPLVGRWRLLVLYWLSGLGGSLASLWWHSAGVNSVGASGAIFGLYGAMLTLAATNAARLSRSARAALFVHTVYLVGTNFASNLNPNVDHAAHLGGLLAGALLAWPLLQPRAAKTHP, encoded by the coding sequence ATGGAACCAGGTTCGCCTTTGGCCGAGGCCTTTGCCCGCAAAACCGACGCCGAGCTGCTCTACCTTACGCAGCACCCTAGGTCGTTTGCGCCCCAGCTGGTGCAGGCAGCCTGGGCCGAGCTGCAGCGCCGCGGCCAAGTGCCCAAGCCCGAACCTGCCCGCCCCACCCCACCCGCTACCCTGCCCGGCATTGGCGTAGTAGCCGTAACGCTGGCGCTAGCCGGCCTGAACGTGCTGGTGTACCTGCTGATGGTAGCCAGCGGCGTAGATGCCGTGCAGCCCGCCGGCCGCGACCTGATCCTGTGGGGCTCCAACTTTACGCCGCTTACCCTAGGTGGCCAGTGGTGGCGGCTGCTCACGGCCTGCGCCCTGCACGGCGGCTTGTGGCACTTGTTGCTGAATACCTATGCCCTGCTGTTTATCGGGGCTTTGCTCGAGCCGCTGGTAGGCCGCTGGCGCCTGCTGGTGCTGTATTGGCTTAGCGGCCTGGGTGGCAGCCTGGCGAGCTTGTGGTGGCACAGCGCGGGCGTAAACAGCGTAGGCGCATCGGGGGCCATTTTCGGGCTGTACGGGGCCATGCTTACGCTGGCGGCTACCAACGCGGCGCGCCTCAGCCGCTCGGCCCGGGCCGCTTTGTTTGTGCACACGGTGTACCTGGTGGGCACCAACTTCGCCAGCAACCTCAACCCCAACGTCGACCACGCGGCGCACCTAGGGGGTTTGCTGGCCGGGGCGCTGCTGGCGTGGCCGCTGCTGCAACCGCGCGCCGCCAAAACGCATCCGTAA
- a CDS encoding class A beta-lactamase-related serine hydrolase, with product MNRFFVLLPLLAAWPAAAAQAQLGNPLKQLLRRDTTAAVRRVMANPDAHRVQIIYTQIRRDAAGKPHFKSYAYRLKPSEYFYPASTVKLPAAAVALQKMRRLNAAKLERETPLRIDSAFAGQTRVLLDSSALGYRPTIGQYIRKVLLVSDNEAFNRLYEYVGQQELNRSLQQAGLANTRIIHRLSVGDKEPGSRHTNPVTFFADTTLRTELYRQPAAFNESALPPMSATNIRIGKAYMEGNRRVEQPLDFSTKNEFPLRDQQQVLRLLLFPESVPPQQRFDLAPDEYAFLRKYMRLLPRQSRYPRYNPTEYPDNYAKFLLAGGKSTALPEGVRIYNKIGQAYGFLIDNACIVDSLRGVEFMLSAVVYANHDEVLNDDQYDYDTVGFPFLRRLGELVYQYELGRTSERRREQVRTYWSEQHERATP from the coding sequence ATGAACCGGTTTTTTGTGCTCCTGCCGTTGCTGGCAGCCTGGCCCGCGGCGGCCGCTCAGGCTCAATTGGGCAACCCGCTCAAGCAGTTGCTGCGCCGCGACACCACGGCCGCCGTGCGCCGCGTAATGGCCAACCCCGATGCGCACCGCGTGCAAATCATTTACACGCAAATTCGGCGCGATGCCGCGGGCAAGCCGCACTTCAAATCGTACGCGTACCGGCTGAAGCCCAGCGAGTACTTTTACCCGGCCAGCACCGTGAAGCTGCCCGCCGCAGCTGTTGCCTTGCAGAAAATGCGCCGGCTGAACGCGGCCAAACTGGAGCGCGAAACCCCCTTGCGTATCGATTCGGCCTTTGCCGGCCAAACCCGCGTGCTGCTCGATAGCAGCGCCCTGGGTTACCGGCCCACCATCGGGCAGTACATCCGTAAGGTGTTGTTGGTGAGCGATAATGAAGCATTTAACCGGTTGTACGAGTACGTAGGGCAGCAGGAGCTCAACCGCAGTTTACAGCAAGCCGGCCTCGCCAACACGCGCATCATCCACCGCCTTTCAGTAGGCGACAAAGAGCCGGGTTCGCGCCACACCAATCCGGTAACATTCTTCGCCGATACTACGCTGCGCACCGAGCTGTACCGCCAGCCCGCCGCGTTCAACGAAAGCGCGCTGCCGCCTATGTCGGCAACCAACATCCGCATCGGCAAAGCCTACATGGAGGGCAACCGCCGCGTGGAGCAGCCGCTCGATTTCAGCACCAAAAACGAGTTTCCGTTGCGCGACCAGCAGCAGGTGCTGCGCCTGTTGCTCTTTCCCGAATCGGTGCCGCCGCAACAGCGCTTCGACTTGGCACCCGACGAATATGCCTTTCTGCGCAAGTACATGCGCCTGCTGCCGCGCCAAAGCCGCTACCCTAGGTACAACCCCACCGAATACCCCGACAACTACGCCAAGTTTCTGCTGGCCGGCGGCAAATCGACCGCGCTGCCCGAGGGCGTGCGCATCTACAACAAAATCGGCCAGGCTTACGGCTTTCTGATTGACAATGCCTGCATCGTCGATTCGCTGCGTGGCGTGGAGTTTATGCTATCGGCCGTGGTGTACGCTAACCACGACGAAGTGCTCAACGACGACCAGTACGACTACGACACCGTGGGTTTTCCCTTTTTGCGGCGCCTGGGCGAGTTGGTGTACCAGTACGAGCTGGGCCGCACCTCGGAGCGCCGCCGCGAGCAGGTGCGCACATATTGGAGCGAGCAACACGAACGCGCCACGCCCTGA
- a CDS encoding M15 family metallopeptidase, translated as MPAPEIPLNRYGLPVLTDAAQYWHLVHLNPEHELIDLGACIPGVQLDIRYATSNNFLGEAVYAEPAAYLRRPVAEALGAAQQELAKVGVGLKVFDAYRPYSATVRFFEKIPDETYAAPPWRGSRHNRGCSVDVALVDLGTGADLAMPTEFDALGPEAHSDYLELPTPVLQHRALLHTVLAQHGFANYRAEWWHFDHQRWADFPLLDLAFAELRR; from the coding sequence ATGCCCGCTCCCGAAATACCCCTGAACCGCTACGGCCTGCCCGTGCTCACCGATGCCGCGCAGTACTGGCACCTGGTGCACCTCAACCCCGAGCACGAGCTCATCGACCTAGGCGCGTGCATCCCCGGCGTGCAGCTTGATATCCGGTACGCCACTTCCAACAATTTTCTAGGCGAAGCCGTGTACGCCGAGCCTGCCGCTTACCTGCGCCGCCCCGTGGCCGAGGCCCTAGGTGCCGCGCAGCAGGAGCTGGCCAAAGTAGGAGTGGGGCTAAAGGTGTTCGATGCCTATAGGCCGTACAGCGCCACGGTGCGCTTCTTCGAGAAGATACCCGACGAAACCTACGCCGCGCCGCCGTGGCGGGGCTCGCGGCACAACCGCGGCTGCTCGGTTGATGTGGCTTTGGTGGACCTAGGCACCGGCGCCGACCTCGCCATGCCCACCGAGTTCGATGCCCTAGGCCCCGAAGCGCACTCCGATTACCTGGAGCTGCCAACGCCCGTGCTGCAACACCGCGCGCTGCTGCACACCGTGCTGGCGCAACACGGCTTTGCGAACTACCGCGCCGAGTGGTGGCACTTCGACCACCAGCGCTGGGCCGATTTTCCGCTGCTCGACCTCGCTTTTGCTGAGCTGCGGCGTTGA
- a CDS encoding glycoside hydrolase family 10 protein, with amino-acid sequence MRCCLSFAAAAAMLFSSGAAWAQPSAAAPPAAKFKSSVLTTPIPAPPPKRELRGVWIATVENIDWPSRRNLTPEQQRQEYVRMLDQQQRTGINAVFVQVRPASDAFYQSSLEPWSKWLTGQQGKEPGWDPLPFLIEEAHKRNMEFHAWFNPYRASTDTTSARLAPNHPYRQHPEWFFRYSGKLLYNPGLPEVRNYITKVIMDVVRRYDIDGVHFDDYFYPYPDPGQVIHDERAYAQFNDQGLSVPDWRRRNVNQLVQQMHDSIDSEKKWVKFGISPFGVWMNQVNHPDGSDTKAFQGHTGLYADAREWLRQGWVDYVLPQLYWSTNFKLASYATLIEWWSRNRYDRHLYIGHGAYRMFESTKSDTTWRNPGELPKQVRLNRSYPTDISGSVFFSAKSVLNNPLKTTDSLRENLFRYPALLPTMPWKDAVPPRTPQGLTLVRAGGPVTLTWHPGPAAADGDSAHAFVVYRFARGEQPTPDNPRHILLIQPRAGRNSLAFIDTTAQAGIDYAYYITAIDRLHNESGPTRVTTLGSAAGPVVAQTAPEPAAAPPAAPAPPVATVPPAVTEKPGTTKVTSSAGNVTIKTKTKTKKRGFFGRLFGR; translated from the coding sequence ATGCGCTGTTGTTTGTCGTTTGCCGCCGCGGCGGCAATGTTGTTTTCGTCGGGTGCCGCGTGGGCGCAGCCATCGGCCGCCGCGCCGCCGGCCGCCAAGTTTAAGAGCTCGGTTCTTACCACACCCATTCCGGCGCCGCCGCCCAAGCGCGAGCTGCGCGGCGTCTGGATTGCCACCGTTGAGAACATCGACTGGCCGAGCCGGCGCAACCTCACGCCCGAGCAGCAGCGGCAGGAGTACGTGCGCATGCTCGATCAGCAGCAGCGCACGGGCATCAACGCGGTGTTTGTGCAGGTGCGGCCCGCCTCCGATGCGTTCTACCAAAGCAGCCTCGAGCCTTGGAGCAAGTGGCTCACGGGCCAGCAGGGCAAAGAGCCGGGCTGGGATCCGCTGCCCTTCCTGATCGAAGAGGCACACAAGCGCAACATGGAGTTCCACGCGTGGTTCAACCCGTACCGCGCCAGTACCGATACCACTTCGGCGCGCCTCGCGCCCAACCACCCGTACCGCCAGCACCCCGAGTGGTTTTTCCGCTATTCGGGTAAGTTGCTCTACAACCCCGGCCTGCCCGAGGTGCGCAACTACATTACCAAGGTTATCATGGATGTGGTGCGCCGCTACGACATCGACGGCGTGCACTTCGACGACTACTTCTACCCGTACCCCGACCCCGGCCAGGTTATCCACGACGAGCGCGCCTACGCGCAGTTCAACGACCAGGGCCTGAGCGTACCCGATTGGCGCCGTCGCAACGTAAACCAGCTGGTGCAGCAGATGCACGACTCCATCGACAGCGAAAAGAAGTGGGTGAAGTTCGGCATCTCGCCCTTCGGCGTGTGGATGAACCAGGTAAACCACCCCGACGGCTCCGATACCAAAGCCTTCCAGGGTCACACCGGCCTCTACGCCGATGCCCGCGAGTGGCTGCGCCAAGGCTGGGTCGACTACGTATTGCCGCAGCTGTACTGGAGCACCAACTTTAAGCTGGCCAGCTACGCTACCCTGATCGAGTGGTGGTCGCGCAACCGCTACGACCGGCACCTGTACATCGGGCACGGCGCCTACCGCATGTTCGAGAGCACCAAGTCGGATACCACGTGGCGCAATCCCGGCGAGCTGCCCAAGCAAGTGCGCCTCAACCGCTCGTATCCCACCGATATCAGCGGCAGCGTGTTTTTCTCGGCCAAATCGGTGCTGAACAACCCGCTGAAAACCACCGACTCGCTGCGCGAAAACTTGTTCCGCTACCCGGCGCTGCTGCCCACCATGCCTTGGAAGGACGCCGTGCCGCCCCGCACGCCGCAAGGCCTTACGTTGGTGCGCGCCGGCGGCCCCGTTACGCTTACCTGGCACCCCGGCCCCGCCGCCGCCGATGGCGACTCGGCCCACGCCTTTGTGGTGTACCGTTTTGCCCGCGGCGAGCAGCCCACCCCCGACAACCCCAGGCACATCCTGCTAATCCAGCCGCGCGCCGGCCGCAACAGCCTGGCTTTCATCGACACCACCGCGCAAGCCGGCATCGACTACGCCTACTACATCACCGCCATCGACCGCCTGCACAACGAGAGCGGCCCCACGCGGGTAACTACGCTGGGTTCAGCTGCTGGCCCAGTGGTGGCGCAAACGGCACCCGAGCCTGCCGCCGCGCCGCCCGCCGCACCCGCCCCGCCGGTGGCCACCGTACCCCCAGCGGTTACCGAAAAGCCGGGTACCACCAAGGTTACCAGCAGCGCCGGCAACGTCACTATCAAAACGAAAACTAAGACCAAGAAGCGCGGCTTCTTCGGCCGGTTGTTCGGGCGGTAG
- a CDS encoding REP-associated tyrosine transposase — MSEKYKVRSSDEVYFLTFTLVEWVDLFTRKSYKDIIVRSLAYCQAHKGLELYAYCIMSNHVHLIARATPPATLSGIVRDFKKFTARTLMLELETNPQESRRSWLRWMFERNGMGNAHNQHIQVWQQRSHPVALTSDELVQQRLRYVHDNPVRAGICFLPEEYVYSSAAQYAGREAILPVLHL; from the coding sequence ATGAGCGAAAAGTATAAAGTCAGGTCGTCCGATGAGGTTTATTTTCTGACGTTTACGCTCGTCGAATGGGTCGACTTATTTACTCGTAAATCATACAAGGATATCATTGTTCGCAGCCTCGCCTACTGCCAAGCCCACAAAGGCTTGGAGCTGTATGCGTACTGCATCATGTCAAACCACGTGCACCTGATTGCACGCGCTACGCCGCCCGCCACGCTTTCCGGCATCGTGCGCGACTTTAAGAAATTCACTGCCAGGACGCTGATGCTGGAGCTTGAAACCAACCCGCAGGAAAGCCGCCGAAGCTGGTTGCGCTGGATGTTCGAGAGGAACGGCATGGGAAACGCGCACAACCAGCACATACAGGTGTGGCAGCAGCGCAGCCATCCGGTAGCCCTGACTTCAGATGAATTGGTGCAACAGCGTTTGCGCTACGTGCACGATAACCCGGTGCGCGCCGGTATTTGCTTTCTGCCCGAAGAGTACGTGTACAGCAGCGCGGCGCAGTACGCGGGGCGTGAGGCTATATTGCCGGTATTACACTTGTAA
- a CDS encoding SusD/RagB family nutrient-binding outer membrane lipoprotein, producing MKKYLLALGLLMSSGVLTSCEKFLDVNTDPNNPITATPNFLLPGAISQGIQQQMFTALTTSYISQYIVRRPALASTDQFYLSNGNSTNTFNYLYFYSAGNGRYVIDEGQKEGSPYYVGAGKIVLAMTMAHATDMLGDIPYSEAFQGAANYTPKYDPQEQIYATIDKLLDEGIVEMQKPASANFRPLYVTSPSISGDILYKGDVQKWIRLANSLKARQLNHLTKKSSYNPQAVLALVDKGFRTSADDAQLQFETAVAPVAGSTNIFGTTRANFASAAFSATFSTNIIKYLNGSAPGATYPGVTDPRFPIIATANSTGGDPGVGGGTPISAATGNATDFYSSWYARDLGYFEVITYHELKFIEAEAAFRAGDKTRALRAYREGIQAHMRKIGVGGSNAVPAVTFPVITQAQIDAYMASAAVAQNEGELDLKRIMEQKYIAMFLNPESWSDLRRFDFSTDIYVNLRYPNNANPLLATKPDYKDRWPRRMLPALTEVQYNPQNVALLFSSVGAANSEDYITKPMWWDQQ from the coding sequence ATGAAAAAATACCTTCTCGCGTTGGGCCTGCTGATGAGCAGCGGGGTGCTTACGTCGTGCGAAAAGTTTCTGGACGTAAACACCGACCCCAACAACCCCATCACGGCCACGCCCAATTTCCTGCTGCCCGGCGCTATTTCGCAGGGCATTCAGCAGCAGATGTTCACGGCCCTGACGACCTCGTACATCTCGCAGTACATTGTGCGCCGCCCGGCGCTGGCCAGCACCGATCAGTTTTACCTCTCGAACGGCAACAGCACCAACACCTTCAACTACCTGTACTTTTACTCGGCCGGCAACGGGCGGTATGTGATTGACGAAGGCCAGAAAGAAGGCTCGCCGTACTACGTGGGCGCCGGCAAAATTGTGCTGGCCATGACGATGGCCCACGCCACCGACATGCTCGGCGACATTCCGTACTCGGAGGCGTTTCAGGGAGCGGCCAACTACACCCCCAAGTACGACCCGCAGGAGCAGATTTACGCCACCATCGACAAGCTGCTCGACGAGGGCATCGTGGAAATGCAGAAGCCGGCTTCGGCCAACTTCCGCCCGCTCTACGTTACCTCGCCCAGCATCAGCGGCGACATTCTGTACAAAGGCGACGTGCAGAAGTGGATTCGGCTGGCCAACTCGCTGAAGGCCCGCCAGCTAAACCACCTCACCAAAAAGAGCAGCTACAACCCGCAGGCCGTGCTGGCGCTGGTAGATAAGGGCTTCCGCACCTCGGCCGACGATGCGCAGCTGCAGTTCGAAACGGCCGTGGCGCCGGTAGCGGGCAGCACCAACATCTTCGGTACCACGCGCGCCAACTTTGCGTCGGCGGCGTTTTCGGCTACGTTCTCCACCAACATCATTAAGTACCTGAACGGCAGCGCGCCCGGAGCCACCTACCCCGGCGTAACCGACCCGCGCTTCCCCATCATCGCCACGGCCAACAGCACCGGCGGCGACCCCGGCGTGGGGGGCGGCACGCCCATTAGCGCCGCTACCGGCAATGCCACCGACTTCTACTCGAGCTGGTACGCCCGCGACCTAGGGTACTTTGAGGTGATTACCTACCACGAGCTGAAGTTCATCGAGGCTGAGGCGGCTTTCCGGGCCGGCGACAAAACGCGTGCGCTGCGCGCGTACCGCGAGGGCATTCAGGCGCACATGCGCAAGATTGGCGTGGGCGGCTCGAACGCCGTGCCGGCCGTAACCTTCCCGGTGATTACGCAGGCGCAGATTGATGCTTACATGGCCAGCGCGGCCGTAGCCCAGAACGAGGGCGAGCTGGATCTGAAGCGCATTATGGAGCAGAAGTACATTGCCATGTTCCTGAACCCGGAGTCGTGGTCGGACCTGCGCCGCTTCGATTTCAGCACCGACATCTACGTGAACCTGCGCTACCCCAACAACGCCAACCCGTTGCTGGCCACCAAGCCCGACTACAAAGACCGGTGGCCGCGCCGCATGCTGCCGGCCCTGACGGAGGTGCAGTACAACCCGCAGAACGTGGCGCTGCTGTTCTCGTCGGTGGGCGCCGCCAACTCCGAGGACTACATCACCAAGCCCATGTGGTGGGACCAGCAGTAG